The Candidatus Nanosynbacter sp. HMT-352 region TTCCCATCGTCTTTCTTCGTGATAAATTTATCTCATCTTTACCAAATCAACCCACTTGTCGTTTACTATTTTATAAACCGCCCTATTTTACTGGCTTGGTGCGTTTTATGTTGTGTATTGGTTTATCTGCATTGGCTCGGATTTATAATTTATGTTTGTATTGCGCAAAATTTATCAATATAAATATTCAGCCGATTCGGCTTTATGTACGCTTAAAAATGACTAATAATTAGTTCGTATTTTGTTCTATTGTTTTTTTAATTGCTAATTTTGCGAAAGAGCTTGGGTGATTCTGTGCTTAATTATTTCACTGTTCCATTCGCCCGCCTTAAATCGCAGTAGGGGCATATTAGTGTTGGTCATGATCGAATTGACGAAATCATCGCGCGTTTTCCGATCGGGCTGATTGTGAGTACTATCATCAAGCTCAATAGCTATGAGGGGCTTCATATCATTGGTGCAAATTAGAAAATCTACAGATTTGCCGTTTATTTTCGCGAAAGCTGCTTTCCAACTTTGCCCTTTTATCTCGTGATCCAAAAACATACTTAAATGAGCCTGAGGTATAATTACACATCCGTTTACCGCTTCGTGTAGTGTTTTATAAAACGATAATTCACTTGGCGTCATTGCACAAGATTTTTTGATGTATACATATTCTTTCTTTATTGGGGTTTTAATTGGGCTTGTGTCGCCGTCGGTCCCCTGCCTTGCTTTGATTGCCAGAAAAATAATTGCGGCGGCTACTATAACTATAGATATAAGCGTTTCCATGAGATTAGTTTATCATATGTTGATAATAAATGCTTACGATTTTTAGGCTTTATCGTTGTGGTGATATAATAAGAGTGATAATTTTATCGGAGATATTTATGGCTTTTTTAAATTATAATAAAGATGAAAAGTTAGAATTCAATTATAAGAGAGCGTGTGGATTGTGGCTAATTGTAATAGCGGCGATTATTTCAATAGCTACTTTAGTAGGAGGAAAGCAAATAATAAATATGCAAATATTTAGTATTGGATATGTTATTAGTTTTTTCTCAATCAACATGAATAAAAAGGTGTTGAATAGGCTGTCTGATGGCCCTTCGAGTGAATTTCAAAAGAAAGTATCTTTATACGCCGTTATTTTATTATTTATCTTAATGGTTTTGCTGGGCGGGCCATTCTTTGCGACTGAAAATTGGAGATTGATTTGGCTTGGAGCGCTGATGGCAACCGCGCTACATTTTTTCCTGTATTATTTTGTGCATGGAAAATCAATGATATATCTAGGTCTTATTTGCGCCATTAATATTTTTGTAGGATACATTTTTACCGATATCCCATTAGAGGTGATAGCATATATTGACTCGGCAATTAAGCTTGTATTTGGAATATATTTACTATTTTTTTCAAAGCCGCCAAAAAAGGCACTTCGAAAATGAGGAGCCTTCATGCAGCCGTCTTCAAGAGGCGGAGTAGGTCAACATATTGTTATGATGTCAGCAGTTTCCTAATATTATACAGTTCTGGTGGTGTTTAAGGGTAATACATCAGTCAAAATAAAATAAGACAGCCCGCGTTGCTCTAACATAAGAGGGGCGCTGCTGTCTTACACTGCTATATTACTACGACCATCATTGAAAAATCAATAATATCGCCTTTCGCTATAATTCCCTAATAATCTAAATACCGATATTCCCTAAGAGCAGCCGCGTTTCACCTTTACTCCTGACGCTCTCTAGGGGTGATATAATTACTATAATATGTATGCATATGAGGTACAATCTATAACCATAAAAGCGAGCGAAGTTGATTCTGCTTTGCTTAATGATGCGGATGAGCTGCAGAAAATGTTAAGAAATGTTACGGAATTGGCGGGCTTGCATTCTTTGGAATCGGTAACGCATCAATTTTCTCCGCAAGGAATTAGCGCCGCTCTGCTTTTGTCGGAGTCGCACATCGCGATTCATACGTGGCCGGAAAGCGGCGTGGCGTATATAGCGATGACAACTTGTAAAATGCTGGATGATGATAAATTGCAACAAATAAAAGAGTTGGTTGCACGGATGCTGGACGCGGAAAACATAATTATGAAAGAAATGACATTGTAAGATGAAACGAACCAAGGCGCGACTTAAAATTAACCAGATTTTGACCGGCAAGAAGACGAATTTGCGA contains the following coding sequences:
- a CDS encoding DUF2726 domain-containing protein, whose protein sequence is METLISIVIVAAAIIFLAIKARQGTDGDTSPIKTPIKKEYVYIKKSCAMTPSELSFYKTLHEAVNGCVIIPQAHLSMFLDHEIKGQSWKAAFAKINGKSVDFLICTNDMKPLIAIELDDSTHNQPDRKTRDDFVNSIMTNTNMPLLRFKAGEWNSEIIKHRITQALSQN
- the speD gene encoding adenosylmethionine decarboxylase, with the protein product MYAYEVQSITIKASEVDSALLNDADELQKMLRNVTELAGLHSLESVTHQFSPQGISAALLLSESHIAIHTWPESGVAYIAMTTCKMLDDDKLQQIKELVARMLDAENIIMKEMTL
- a CDS encoding DUF6609 family protein translates to MAFLNYNKDEKLEFNYKRACGLWLIVIAAIISIATLVGGKQIINMQIFSIGYVISFFSINMNKKVLNRLSDGPSSEFQKKVSLYAVILLFILMVLLGGPFFATENWRLIWLGALMATALHFFLYYFVHGKSMIYLGLICAINIFVGYIFTDIPLEVIAYIDSAIKLVFGIYLLFFSKPPKKALRK